The window GTTGGTAATCAAACTCGCTATACAATTTCTGGTCTTGTAAGTGATGAAATCTATTACTTTGCTGCAACTGCATACGATTATTCAGGTAATGAAAGCCCTTACTCTGAGGAGCTGATAAGTGGTAATCCGGTAGTAACGGTCGGGATTACAAGCCCGACACCGGGCTCAACATTAAACACACCGACTGTTCCCTTTCAATGGAGCCCCGGAACGGGAGTTACCGCCTACTGGCTGGGAGTAGGTACAAGCAGTACATCAGTAAGCACTACGCCATATGGAGACATCTATGGGTCAACAACTGGAACAAAAACAACGCAACAGGTAACAGGAATTCCCATAAACGGGTACCCCGTGTATGTAAGGTTATGGTGGAAGATAAGTAATGGAGCCTGGACCTATACAGACTATACGTATCAAACCCAGGGTAGTGCTAATCAGGTGTACTAATCTCTCTGCACTTTAAAATTCACGTGCATGAGTGTCTTTTTCGAATGCAGTCCTCCTGTAGCCGAGCAGTTACCACTTGACCAGAAATGATTATTCCAATAAGGCTTCTGCTTCAAATGTCTGAATTTCAGAAAAATAGAATTAAGGTGCCCATTTCCTCTGGCATCGTTCGTTCAGTCGTCAGAAAAAGACCAGTTACATTCAGTTGAAGGTGCGCTGATAGAATTTAAAGTTTGATCCCGGTGCCTTCTCCGCATAAAACATCACTACGTTCCCGTTATAGAGGAGGAGCTTCGGCTGCCCAAAATGAGTCTGGTCCACATTGGTATATGTAGCATTCGATACGTGCATCCTGCTGGTCCATGTGTTGGCTGATTTATTATAGTACCAGTATGATGCCAGGTACTCTTCAGGGTCTTGCATATTTCCAAAGGGGTGGTTCGCGGAAGTCATCCAGACATCCCCATTGGGTGCTACCAGTATGTCGGTGTTCGCTTCCCAATATTCGTACAGCTGCCAGACTTTCTGCAGCACATTCGGCTGCGTACTCTTGAAGTACCCGACTCCTTTGGGAGTCGGCGCCGCTTCAAAGATGGCCAGGTGAAGGGCTGAGTCACTGCCGATTGCACCTGACATGGCAAAGTCACCAACATATACATTGGGAAAAATGTCTTGAGCTGGGTTCCAGGTACCGTCTTTGCTCCTGATACGACGTTCAATTGCATTATTACTGTTAGAACTCGCATAACTTACATATAAAAAATGGGCATCCCCTTGCGAACTTATCTCTATCGTTCCGTTACCCGCCCCGAGGCTGCCGAAACCTGCCTTCCAGGACACGGGTGCTTCAAAGTTTGCCTGACCTGCGATCTTTCTTCGGTACAGAATACGGCTCTCCGCTTTCCAATCTGTATTTTGCCAATCGGTAGGGTATGACCACACAATCACATGAACGTTATCATTGCCGTCCACGGCTACCGCTGGCCCTGTGTCCTGGAAATTTGCGGTATCGTTTACCAGCACAGGGGTACTCCATGTCCCACTGGAATTTGAACGATACCAGCTGGCTGAACCGTTACTGGTCGAATAGACCAGATGCAATTTGTTAGCACTGTCAACCGCAAGGGAAAACTTTTTGTTTGTATTCAGGTGGCTGGCAAGCTGCGGGCTGCTCCACGTTGTTCCTCCATTGGTGGATTTGGAAAGATATAGTTTGTTATCCTGATTATAGACAAAATAAAGAGCAGTGGTAGTCGCCACAGCCTGAAAGGCAACATTATTGCTTACCTGGATGCTCCCGACCTGCATGATGCCGCTGGTGCCCGTATTGACAGTAACAGTCACCGTTGCCACATTAGAGGTAGCTCCCAGATTGTCATTCACCGTATAGGTAAAGGAGTCCTGTCCGGTAAATCCCGTGGCAGGTGTATAATCAACGGTACCATCAGCTTTTAGTGCCGCCGTGCCATTGGCTGGTGCCGATATTACGGCCACCGTGGCAGGGTCAATCGTACCGTCTGAATCGGTATCATTTGCTGTTACATTAATATTTACCAGGGTATCCACTGTCGTTGCTGCAGTGTCGTTATTGGCAACAGGCGCCTGATTGCCGCCTCCCTGAGTCTGATACGTATAGTCTGTAAAGGTCCAGGCTTCAGTACCGATCTTCCACCATAATCTAACATACACCGTGTTCCCGTTTATGGGGATTCCAGTTACCTGTTGCGTTGTATTTGTCCCAGTTGTTGCGCCAAATATGTCCCCCCATGGTGGTGTGCTTACTGATGTAAAGCTTGTACCTACTCCCAGCCAGTAGGAGGTAACACCGGCACCCGCGCTCCATTGAAAGGGAACCGTTGATACCGTTAAGGTCGAACCCGGTGCCGGACTTGTCATCGCAGGCGTACCTCCCGGATTGACTGTAACCGTCACGGTTGCCACGTTGGAGGTAGCTCCCAGATTGTCATTCACTGTATAGGTAAAGGAGTCTTGTCCGGTAAATCCCGTGGCAGGTGTATAATCAACGGTACCGTCAGCTTTTAGTGCTGCCGTGCCATTGGCTGGCGCACTTATTACAGCGACAGTGGCAGGGTTAATCGTGCCGTCTGAATCGGTATCATTTGCTGTCACGTTAATATTTACCAGGGTATCCACTGTCGTTGCTGCAGTGTCGTTATTGGCTACAGGAGATAAATTCCCAGCATTGACCGTAACCGTCACGGTTGCCACGTTGGAGGTTGTCCCCAGATTGTCATTCACCGTATAGGTAAAGGAGTCCTGTCCGGTAAATCCCGTGGCAGGTGTATAATCAACGGTACCATCAGCTTTTAGTGCTGCCGTGCCATTGGCTGGTGCCGATATTATGGCCACCGTGGCAGGGTCAATCGTACCGTCTGAATCGGTATCATTTGCTGTTACATTAATATTTACCAGGGTATCCACTGTCGTTGTTGCAGTGTCGTTATTGGCAACAGGCGCCTGATTACCGCCTCCCTGAGTCTGATACGTATAGTCTGTAAAGGTCCAGACTTCAGTGCCGATCTTCCACCATAATCTAACATACACCGTGTTCCCGTTTATGGGGATTCCGGTTACCTGTTGCGTTGTATTTGTCCCAGTTGTTGCGCCAAATATGTCCCCCCATGGTGGTGTGCTTACTGATGTAAAGCTTGTACCTACTCCCAGCCAGTAGGAGGTAACACCGGCACCCGTGCTCCATTGAAAGGGAACCGTTGATACCGTTAAGGTCGAACCCGGTGCCGGACTTGTCATCGCAGGCGTACCTCCCGGATTGACCGTAACCGTCACGGTTGCCACGTTGGAGGTAGCTCCCAGATTGTCATTCACCGTATAGGTAAAGGAGTCCTGTCCGGTAAATCCCGTGGCAGGTGTATAATCAACGGTACCGTCAGCTTTTAGTGCTGCCGCGCCATTGGCTGGTGCACTTATTACAGCGACAGTGGCAGGGTAAATCGTGCCGTCTGAATCGGTATCATTTGCTGTCACGTTAATATTTACCAGGGTATCCACTGTCGTTGCTGCAGTGTCGTTATTGGCAACAGGCGCCTGATTGCCGCCTCCCTGTGTCTGGTACGTATAGTCGCTATAAGTCCACGCTCCAGTACCGATCTTCCACCATAATCTAACATACACCGGATTCCCGTTTATGGGAATTCCGGTTACCTGTTGCGTTGTTCTTTTCAGTGTTGACGCGCCATATATGTCTCCATATGGTGGAGTATTTACTGATGTAAAGCTTGTACCTGCTCCCAGCCAATATACGCTAACTCCGGTACCAGTGCTCCATTGAAAGGTAACTGTTGATGTCGTTAAGGTTGAACCGGGTACTGGACTTGTCATCACAGGCGTACCTCCCGGGTTGACAGTTATCGTTACCGTTGACACGTTAGAGCTTGTTCCGCAGGCATCCGCAACCGTATAGGTAAAGCTATCCTGACCTGAAAATCCTGTGACAGGTGTATAATCGACGGTCCCATCGGCCCTGGACACTGCCGTACCATTGCCGGGTACATCTGCAACCGTTACCGTGGCAGGGTTAATCGTACCATCTATATCGTAATCATTGGCAATCACATTAATAGTAACAAGGGTGCCTTTCTGTGTCGCTGCGGAATCTACAATGGCTGCTGGAGGCGTGTTGGGCGGTGCATTCATAATGACGCTATTCATCACATCAAAAATATTTGTATTATCAAGATAGGCACCGCGGTATGTGTCAGTTTCCGTTGCATAGGTCGCAAACAGTCCTGCGCCAACACCACGTACAAAAAGTGGCACCAGACTGTTTGAATGATCACCCCTATTCCATACCCAGTATACTGTTTCTCCTGTATCAATACTGTTGTTACTATTGGAGTCTTTCCAGCTTGCACGGAGTCCCCCTGTGCCGGCAACAATCTTTTCCAATGCAAGTGTGGTGTCGCTGATATCAGGAAATCGGCCGAGAGGGTCATTCTGATCGTAACGCGGATCTGAAGTGTCCGTTATAAAATTACGGCTGGGAGTGAGATAGCCGGTTTCATGGTCGCTTGTGACAATAACCAGTGTGTTGTTCCAGCTGCTATCATTCGTTTCATCTTCCACCCAGTCAATGACAGCCTGTACCGCTGCATCAAAATCTCTCTTTTCTCCTATCATATCATCCATCATATTAGCATGTGCTGCCCAATCAACAGCCCCTCCCTCAATCATAAGAACAAAACCGTTTGAATTACGACCCAGGACGGTCAAGGCAGCATTGGTGCTATCTACAAGTGTCGGATTTTCGAGGTTCGGGTTGGTTGTAACGGTTCCGGCAAAGCCGGAATCGTCGGCAGTGTGATAGATATGATCAAACAACCCTGCCAGTCTGGTTACTCCGGGATTATTGGCTGCGGCTGACAAGGCATCGCCGCCATCTACTCCCGTTGTACGCTCCACGAGGGTATAACTGTTATCATTTATCAGCTTATCCCTGATAGCAGAATTAACGTATCCACTTCTTCTGTCTCCGATGAGAACATCAACCGTTGGAAGTGTTGACCCATGCCCGCCCACATACAACGGGTCCAGAGGTGGCGTACAGGTAGTACAGGTAGAATTCGGGTTTCCGAAAAGTCCTTCATCCGCAATAGCATAGCCATTACCACGATCGTTATTGTGAGATGTCCAGGCACCGGGTGTTGCGTGTGAAACAGGCACAGTGGTAATAGCGCCAACTGCCATATTCAATGTTTTTGCTATCTCTCCAATACTCAATAAACGGTCAGCATCATCCGCTGTGACACTGATATTCTTTTTTGCTGTCTTTGTACCAGAGTAAAGCGCGCTTGCTGCCGCAGCACTGTCAGTTATATTCTTGGCACTGTCTGATATCACGTAACTGAAACTGTTCCAGCAGCTTGTTGTGTTATAACTACCTCCGGAATGGAAAGTTGAGACAAAGTAATTCAGCCATTCAGGAGCAGACTGGTAATAGGGGGTAACACCCGTATATTTATTCGTGGCTTCATTATGTTTTATCCCGTTTCCGTCTGCAATCATCAAAATGATATACTTGGCACTGGATGAACATTGACCATATACGTTCTTATGCAATATAAAGGGGACAAAAAACATAAGAAAGAAAATCAGGAATAGATGTGAGGGGAAAGACAAAAGGTTTCTCTTCTGTTTTGTCTCTTTGTTAATGTCAACCAGGCTATGATTCGTCATGAGTTTGTGTCCTTTTAATAAATGAAGGAATGAAGGTTATAGTTGTATGCGGGATGTTATTGCGCACCTTTAATTTCATAGATCTGTAATTGTGGATTGCAATAGAAATCATTACTGTTGATATCATCATTTAAGACCTCGATACTCAGAACGTTTCTCCCCTTATGCATCTCTTCTTCCCAGGCGCTGATATCGAAACTCTCAACAAGTTTAGCTGAGTTTTCAATAATTTTAATCCCGTTAAGAAAAACACGGAACGCAGAATCAGTATTCAACTTTAAAAAGATTTTCTCTATTTTATTAACATCATTGACAGCAAAATCACGTCGCACAAATAATTTCTTATAGTTGCCTTGCATGGCAGCGAGATCAGTCTTGATATTAGGATTTTCTCCGATCTTACTATATCCAAAACCGCTTTTCCCTCTTTTCCACTTACTATCATCAAAATCAATACGGTTCCAGTTGTCCGGAGGATTTTTTACACCTTCGAAGTACCTCCATTCGGTTGTAAAACCAACATCTATCACCTTTTTGCCAATGGCAAGTGTCGGAAATTCAATTCCAGGATTGATACGGTTTTTTTTAACATCGATAATTGCTAACGGTAAAGTAACAACTGGAGGATTTATAATAGTCGGAGCATCTAAGTTGACACTATCTGGTGATGATTGTTCACTCTTTAATGGTTCCGCTTGTATACTGTGTAAAGATATTCCCAAGGCACAGAGTATCAGGATAAACGTAAGGAAAAAGCTAAAATTAACTTGAAAGGGACCATTTGAACCTGTGAGGCTTCTCAATCTATTTGTTGGATTAACAACATTCATTTTTATCGACTCCAAAAAAGTAGCGTAAAGACATTAATAGACACTGAATTAACTATGGAGCAAGAGATTTATACGGCCTTTCACTCTCATGGGAAAAAATGTTACCAAAAACAGTAGCGCAAGCTAGATGCCGAAAATAAGCAAAGACCCTATCTCACCAATATCAAGAAACTTAAGAATTCTCTTTATACTTCATACACACCTTATAAAGAACTTCCTTGCAGGAAATATTCTACAATAGTATACATGCCAGAAGCCTGATCTTTTCTACAGGTGCCTCTAACCACACTTTTCAAACCTGTAAGATATTTCATACATTCATTAACAAGTGTTTGAACGAAAGCTACCCATCTACTGCGTTGCTGCAATAATGACGTAATCCTCACGTACTTGAGTACGATCCGGTTACAGAGTTATTTCGCGCCTTGTACCTTGGCAGTTAATAGTTCACGCACGAATTACTTACTATTCCACAGCTATGCAAAAAAAAAACCTTACTGCTGAAGATATTTCTATAAATCCCCCTCGGCAGTAAGGCTCTCGTCTCATGCAGTTTCCTTCGACCCTTTGCTTTGCGCCACCTTATCTCTAAGGTGCTGCCGTACTTATAGATATATACTTCAGCTCTATAGCATTATAGACTGGTTTTGAAAAAAAATAAAGTAACTTACTTTCTACTAAATCAAGAGTGTCTTGTCAAGCAAATAATGGTATTTAGTCAATGCAAAATAGAAATGAGAGGTTTTGCCAAACCCATCCACCTCAAAAGCTATTACTATACATACGTCGCTTCTTGGAGACTCAAACAATATGGTACTTGCAGTCCAATACGGTATGTGATAAACTTTTTTTGATCTCTGTCTCCTTCTGTTTTATCGTACAAATTTTCAAGCATTCCACAATGCAATATACAGGAGGAGGTTATCTTTATAAATACGTAAGCATAGCATTTGCCGTTCTCCCCGGCAACGCCGGGGGGGAGTAACTTGGGAATTATTTGATATAATGCCCAGCTCTGCCTGGGTCAGGCTTACGGTTTCTCTGTAAGCCTGCTGTTCCAGTACGTTTCAAATTCTTCTCAACACTGTTTGATTGACAGAATCCTGCCAAGAGATGACTCGATTTTGTAAAGTATGAAAATTTTATTGGGAAACTTTTGCTTCTGAGGCAATGTGTGGTTAATTCGGGAATATTGCGTCAATTTGAGAGGAATCATTAGAATATGGGACTTACTCTTCATATAAGAAATACAAATACAATTCTCTATTGTGAGAATTGGCAGCGGACCATGGAATTTTATCGTGATAAATTAAAACTACCCATTAGCTATGAATCAGACTGGTTTGTTGAATTTAAGTTGACGGATACTGCTCATGTGAGTATTGCAAACGAGAGCAGGGCGACAATTAAGAGTGGCAAAGGTGCAGGTATAACGCTTACGTTCCAGGTTGAAGATATCAATAAAACATGGCAATACATGCATGACAACGGCATTTTCCCGGACCCAATCAGGGACAAATGGGGATCGTCGGTCTTTTATTTCCGTGATCCGGAGGGGCATCGAATAGAGGTCTGGTCTAAATAAACGAGACCAAAGAGAGAGCGAAGAGCCGGGATCTACCCTCCTCTCTCTTAGCATATTTAACAGATATCATAAAGAGGACGTCTCCTGAACAGTATTCTGGTTTTCAGACCGCACCCTTCCCGCCGTTTTCTTCTTCTCCGCCATCAGCACTCTCATCCTCTCCTGTTTCTCTATTTTTTCGTTTCATCTTTCGAACTTCTTTCTCTTTTTGTCGTGCAATTTTCTTAGATTCTCGTTCTGCTTTCCGGGCCTGTTTTTCATTCTTCCGAATCTCCCTGGCTGCTCTACCCTCAGCTTTACGAGCTTCTTTCTCCTTTTTTCGTTCAGCCTTCCCGATTTCACGTTCGCCTTTGCGGGCTTCCCTTTCACTTTCTCGTGTATACTTTTTTTCCTCACGGGATTCCTCACGTAATTCCTTTCTGTATCCTCTTTCATCTTCTCGCTCAGCTTTATGTTTTTCTACCCATTCTGGTTTGCCGGCCCATTCAGGCTTCCCTGCAATTGCATAGTTTGCAGTGGGTAAAATAGCAAAGAAACAAATTATCATCATCACGCCTATTTTTACTTTCATTACCTTGTAAACTCCAAATAATCGTTGTTTTGAAAATAGAATCTTAACACAATTTATATCATGTAATTCTCGGTACTATTTGAGAAAAGTTTGGGTGAATTTGTCAGGGGCAAGTTCACTAACGTACCCTCCGCACACCTGTCGTTGTGTTAGATGGCCGGTTGCTCTCAGTGATTACAGGCACTCGTAATAGATCAAGCTTTGGATTGGGACAGGCCCCGCTCTCCTTCGTGACGACCCAAGCAGTAAATCACCGGGTCAGGTAGGAGCCCTTGCCATTTTTAAACGGCATCGGTGGCTCCAGAGGCGTCGTATGGATTTCTGACTTACAGGCAAAGGTGGATGTATCGTGCCCCTTACATTTATCCAGATCGATTAACCAACCTGATTGTAACATTTTTGTCTCTTCCTGATTTGTGAAACCAGAAAACAGTACTCTTTAAAATGATATTTCTTCGAATGGTATATTCTTCAGCAGTTTAAGGTACTATATGAGCATTTATTTCTTTACAATTCTGAGTGAAAATAGTAGATTACGTACTTTATTCTGTAAGAAGATTGATTGACCAATCACATTACAGAAATGCACCCACCTTTATGATGTCTGATTAGTTATCATTCATACTGGTAAAAAACAATTTACTCAATTCAATAAGTGTATAGATTAAAACCGATTTGATTTTAGATTTTTCTAAAAACCAGAGCCCGGTTAATGGTATCCCCGGACCAGGCGCCGAGGACTTTCCCCGGACAAAAAACGCCGAGGACTTGTACTCGCTCCTTTTTTCTCGGATTTTGTCCGAAAACAGTTGTAAGATGAGTATACACAAAGAATGCAGAATACCTTTAATGTAATTGTAGCTACAGATTGTGGCAGCACGACAACCAAGGCAATACTTATAGAAAAGAAGGGAAATGAGTACAGGCAGACCTTCAGGGGTGAAGCTCCGACAACGGTTGAGTCGCCATTTGAAGATGTGACCAGGGGAGTTCTCAACTCGTTTGCAGAACTTGAAGAGCTGTCTGGCCGTAAGTTGCTCGACGGAGAGAAAATTATCATGCCGGCAAATGACCTTACCGGTGTTGACATGTACATCTCTACCAGCAGCGCGGGCGGGGGACTTCAGATGATGGTTGCAGGCGCAGTCAAGACGATGACGGCCCAGAGCGCTCAGATGGCGGCACTGGGTGCCGGTGCAATCGTGATGGACGTTATAGCGTCTAATGATAAACGTCTGCCTCATGAGAAGATTGAAAGAATACGGTATCTTCGACCGGATATGATACTGCTCGCGGGCGGGACGGATGGCGGGACAGTTACCCACGTTGTAGAACTGGCTGAATATATCGCTGCTGCCAATCCTAAACCGAGGCTTGGTACAACATTTCAGCTACCCGTTATTTATGCTGGCAATAAAGAGGCGAGGGACAGGATCAGGGAGGTTTTGGGGAGTAAGACGGCATTGAGGATAACGGAAAATCTGCGTCCGCAACTTGAAAGAGAAAATCTCAATCCTGCAAGAAAAGAGATCCAAAGCCTCTTCCTGGAGCATGTAATGGCTCATGCTCCAGGTTATGACAAATTGATGTCCTGGACAAGTGCCCCCATAATGCCGACACCCGCCGCAGTGGGTGCAATAATTAAGGCAATTGCCAAAAAGGACGCTATTAATGTTGTTGGCGTTGATATCGGCGGGGCGACAACAGATGTGTTTTCAGTATTTGATGGTATTTTCAATAGAACGGTAAGCGCAAATTATGGTATGAGTTACAGTATATCAAATGTGGTTGCGGAAACTGGTATTGAAAATATCATGAAGTGGCTCTCTTTTGAAGTGGACGAAGCAGACGTTCAAAACAGGATTAAGAACAAGATGATTCGTCCTACCACGATACCGCAGTTATTGGAAGATCTCAAGATAGAGCATGCTTTAGCACGTGAGGCGCTAAAATTAGCCTTTGAACAGCACAAGTCCCTTGCAGTGACTTTAAGAGGCGTACAGAGAGGGAGGGACATATCCGAGACATTTAAGCAGACTGAGGACCAGGAAACTCTCATTGATATGAATAAGCTCGACCTCATCGTAGGCAGCGGTGGTGTCTTGTCACATGCCCCGAGAAGGTCTCAGGCAATGATGATGATGATTGATGCATTCCAGCCTCAGGGGGTCACGATGCTTGCCGTAGACAGTATTTTCATGATGCCTCACCTTGGAGTACTTTCCACAATAAATGA is drawn from Candidatus Scalindua sp. and contains these coding sequences:
- a CDS encoding glutamate mutase L; translation: MQNTFNVIVATDCGSTTTKAILIEKKGNEYRQTFRGEAPTTVESPFEDVTRGVLNSFAELEELSGRKLLDGEKIIMPANDLTGVDMYISTSSAGGGLQMMVAGAVKTMTAQSAQMAALGAGAIVMDVIASNDKRLPHEKIERIRYLRPDMILLAGGTDGGTVTHVVELAEYIAAANPKPRLGTTFQLPVIYAGNKEARDRIREVLGSKTALRITENLRPQLERENLNPARKEIQSLFLEHVMAHAPGYDKLMSWTSAPIMPTPAAVGAIIKAIAKKDAINVVGVDIGGATTDVFSVFDGIFNRTVSANYGMSYSISNVVAETGIENIMKWLSFEVDEADVQNRIKNKMIRPTTIPQLLEDLKIEHALAREALKLAFEQHKSLAVTLRGVQRGRDISETFKQTEDQETLIDMNKLDLIVGSGGVLSHAPRRSQAMMMMIDAFQPQGVTMLAVDSIFMMPHLGVLSTINEQAATEVFEKDCLVYLGHCVSLTNAGKQGSKCLEYRIVFQDKQEKKETLLYGELRCIDLPVGEEAEIELTPARQFDLGRGKGQKVTGKVTGGVVGLIIDTRGRPLSIPGDKELQKEKISKWSKAFQAYPD
- a CDS encoding tandem-95 repeat protein; translation: MTNHSLVDINKETKQKRNLLSFPSHLFLIFFLMFFVPFILHKNVYGQCSSSAKYIILMIADGNGIKHNEATNKYTGVTPYYQSAPEWLNYFVSTFHSGGSYNTTSCWNSFSYVISDSAKNITDSAAAASALYSGTKTAKKNISVTADDADRLLSIGEIAKTLNMAVGAITTVPVSHATPGAWTSHNNDRGNGYAIADEGLFGNPNSTCTTCTPPLDPLYVGGHGSTLPTVDVLIGDRRSGYVNSAIRDKLINDNSYTLVERTTGVDGGDALSAAANNPGVTRLAGLFDHIYHTADDSGFAGTVTTNPNLENPTLVDSTNAALTVLGRNSNGFVLMIEGGAVDWAAHANMMDDMIGEKRDFDAAVQAVIDWVEDETNDSSWNNTLVIVTSDHETGYLTPSRNFITDTSDPRYDQNDPLGRFPDISDTTLALEKIVAGTGGLRASWKDSNSNNSIDTGETVYWVWNRGDHSNSLVPLFVRGVGAGLFATYATETDTYRGAYLDNTNIFDVMNSVIMNAPPNTPPAAIVDSAATQKGTLVTINVIANDYDIDGTINPATVTVADVPGNGTAVSRADGTVDYTPVTGFSGQDSFTYTVADACGTSSNVSTVTITVNPGGTPVMTSPVPGSTLTTSTVTFQWSTGTGVSVYWLGAGTSFTSVNTPPYGDIYGASTLKRTTQQVTGIPINGNPVYVRLWWKIGTGAWTYSDYTYQTQGGGNQAPVANNDTAATTVDTLVNINVTANDTDSDGTIYPATVAVISAPANGAAALKADGTVDYTPATGFTGQDSFTYTVNDNLGATSNVATVTVTVNPGGTPAMTSPAPGSTLTVSTVPFQWSTGAGVTSYWLGVGTSFTSVSTPPWGDIFGATTGTNTTQQVTGIPINGNTVYVRLWWKIGTEVWTFTDYTYQTQGGGNQAPVANNDTATTTVDTLVNINVTANDTDSDGTIDPATVAIISAPANGTAALKADGTVDYTPATGFTGQDSFTYTVNDNLGTTSNVATVTVTVNAGNLSPVANNDTAATTVDTLVNINVTANDTDSDGTINPATVAVISAPANGTAALKADGTVDYTPATGFTGQDSFTYTVNDNLGATSNVATVTVTVNPGGTPAMTSPAPGSTLTVSTVPFQWSAGAGVTSYWLGVGTSFTSVSTPPWGDIFGATTGTNTTQQVTGIPINGNTVYVRLWWKIGTEAWTFTDYTYQTQGGGNQAPVANNDTAATTVDTLVNINVTANDTDSDGTIDPATVAVISAPANGTAALKADGTVDYTPATGFTGQDSFTYTVNDNLGATSNVATVTVTVNTGTSGIMQVGSIQVSNNVAFQAVATTTALYFVYNQDNKLYLSKSTNGGTTWSSPQLASHLNTNKKFSLAVDSANKLHLVYSTSNGSASWYRSNSSGTWSTPVLVNDTANFQDTGPAVAVDGNDNVHVIVWSYPTDWQNTDWKAESRILYRRKIAGQANFEAPVSWKAGFGSLGAGNGTIEISSQGDAHFLYVSYASSNSNNAIERRIRSKDGTWNPAQDIFPNVYVGDFAMSGAIGSDSALHLAIFEAAPTPKGVGYFKSTQPNVLQKVWQLYEYWEANTDILVAPNGDVWMTSANHPFGNMQDPEEYLASYWYYNKSANTWTSRMHVSNATYTNVDQTHFGQPKLLLYNGNVVMFYAEKAPGSNFKFYQRTFN
- a CDS encoding VOC family protein; this translates as MGLTLHIRNTNTILYCENWQRTMEFYRDKLKLPISYESDWFVEFKLTDTAHVSIANESRATIKSGKGAGITLTFQVEDINKTWQYMHDNGIFPDPIRDKWGSSVFYFRDPEGHRIEVWSK